CTAAAGTATGTCCTAGACGGGAGTGATTGCCCCACCTTCCTTTCTGCCCAGGGTCTCATCTTCGTGGTGGACAGTAATGACCGGGAGCGGGTCCAGGAGTCGGCTGATGAACTTCAGAAGATGGTGAGCGCCAGGGCCCTGGGACTGAGCCCTCGGTGTGGAGACAGGGCTCTGTCGTGGTGTGCAGTCAGGAATGCCTCTCGGGCCTTGAATGTGTGTTTCTCTTTGTGGACGCAAACACAGAGAGACTCTCACCCTGTTTTGAATTTGGGTCAGGTGACAAGTACAGGACATGAATTTTCACACCCTCACCTCTGCGTCTGAGGAGTGAGTGGGAAGAGGGGAATATGTGGCGGAGAGGAACATCATCTTACGTTCTTGCTTTTCCATTTCGAAATTTTGTCATTTTGATTAGGGCAATTACTCAAATTAGAAAAAGGCTCTTTCTAGACTGAAGGCCAAGATGGCCTCCAGTGAATTATAACTGTGTGTCTTGTGTTCAGCAGTAGACTACACAATATTTTGTTTTCCCCACAAGTATGCTAGAAGGAGGGCTTCCCTGCACAATAGGGAAGAGGGAGCCTGGGGACCCCAAAGGACCCCAGATTCCACCCCTTGGCCTCTCTCAGCTGCAGGAGGACGAGCTGCGGGATGCGGTGCTGCTGGTCTTTGCCAACAAGCAGGACATGCCCAACGCCATGCCCGTGAGCGAGCTGACCGACAAGCTGGGCCTGCAGCACTTGCGCAGTCGCACGGTGAGggtcctgcctctccccagggagcCACAGGCTGGGCAGGAAGTGAAGGCATCCCCCTTTTCTTCCCTGACACtaacctctttctttccttctccccccaGTGGTACGTCCAGGCCACCTGTGCCACCCAAGGCACAGGCCTATACGATGGGCTGGACTGGCTGTCCCATGAGCTGTCTAAGCGCTAACCAACCAGGGGCCGGCCCCTGCTGCCCGGAGCCCCCGCGTGCATCCCCGGGATCACCAGACTCCCGGACTCCTCAGGcagtgccctgccctcctgctcctcctcccacagacacaggcctctgctcctgcccctcccgcctGCATGTTCTCTCTGTTGTTGGAGCCTGGAGCCTTGCTCTCCGGGCACAGAGGGGtccactctcctgcctgctgggACCTGTGGAAGGGGCTTCCAGGACCGAGACCCTTTCTtccagaggaggagcagggaccTGGGTTTACTTTTGTTTGTTCCATTTTGGGCATACCCttggggccaggtgggaggggagggggactcCGGGTGGTGCTAAGATATGGCACTGGATATTGAGTAATAAATTTGCTGTGGTTTGTACATGATGTGGCCTGTAGCCTAGTAGTGGGGGCTGGGTTACTGGATGCAACGAGACAATATGGGGGAGGTTCAAAGCAGCTAAGGCTGCAGgcccaaacccccaccccccaagcacACACGCATACATGGCTGCTGCCTTCCTGTAGCTCAGCAGCTCCCTCCTTATTGAGGTGGGAAGTACTGCAGGGGTTCCAGTGGAGGAAATCCTGTTTCATCCCAATTCCAAGGGGCCTTTGCTGGGGGTAATAGGATCTAACTTCTTGCTTCTGTAAACCGCATAACTCTCCTATCCTATCCATCTCCTAGCCAGCTGCGGTTCTTAATGATTACTATCACATTGAAATCTGAGGGGGAGGGAACACCCGTTAAAAACAAGAGTcctgtgctcgcttcggcagcacatatactaaaattggaacgatacagagaagattagcatggcccctgcgcaaggatgacacgcaaattcgtgaaacgttccatatttttaaaaaaacgcaCAAGAGTCCTGAGGTACACTGGGGAAAACATGAATATGCATCTTTGAAGTCACGCAGCCGATTCTGTGGCCTGTTCGCCTGATTTTGTGAAACATTGGTAGGGCCTAGGGATTACAGTTCCTTACTGTGCACCACTGGGACTCTACCTGGGTAGACAACCCCCGCCAGTGGGGAAtagggccagggctgtgggctaCTCTCCAAGCGTGACTCACTCTGCCCGTTTCCCTTTGCAACCCAGCGAAGCTTAAAGCCTACCATTGCCACCCTTTtcctagtattttattttatttgctgttCTCCCTTCTTTCATGTCAGTTTCTCCAGGTTGTGGGCTATTTTCTCCATGAGCTTTGTAGGAAGTGAGTCCCGGAGGTAAAGGCTAACAGAGACTCTGGGGGTCTGGCTGGTATTAGAGGCAGCACTGGTTGTCTGTGCAGCAGCAGTGTAGCTGGGGATTATGAGGGGTGCTCGGGACTCTCCCCTCCCGGGCTATtctcttcccctgctcctgagccaGCCTTTCCTGACTAAAATGAGTCATTTGATCCTTGCTGGTTATCTATCTAGGGTAACCTCACCCTCCCTGACATTTTAGCCTCATCCTCCAAGGGCCATAAAAGTTAACAGATTTTTCTTGGATATTATGAAGTCCAAAAACACCGTAAGCCCCAAGGGAGCCAGGTAGAACCCACTTTCTAGGAGAAAAAGGGTTGATTTTTTTCCCTGtgattaaaaagagaaacagaagtgAAGAAGAAGAGGGACTTACCTGAAGTCACAGGTGGTCACTGGCACAAGCTGAAATTCTGATTCTCAGTCTTAACAGCCCACATCAATGCCTGGAGTGGTGTGGAGAGGCTCATGCCCGAGCCTGGGCCCACTTCGTCTGGGTCACGGATTGATGCTGAGCCAGGGCCCTTTCCCCACTATGGTGGGATGAGGGGCAGCTCTCAGTCACAATGCGCCCGGGTCACAGAGGTGCTGAGCCCTAGTCAGCCTCTGCCTGGACAGTTCCCTCTGGGAACGTCTTCCGGTGGCTACTTTGGGCCCGATTCCAGGCCCTATGGCCTGTGGAACCTCACCACTGGGGGGAAGGCTGGGCCGGAAGGAGTCATCAGCTGTGGTGCCGGGCCCATGGAGGAGGTGGAATGGATGCAAAGACGGCCCAATCCGGAAGACCTAAGGGTTGGGCTCATCAGCTGGGCAGGATCCTACCTCACTTATGAGCCATATAAGAATATGGTCACTACTACTGCAAAAGGTTTGGGCCGGAGACAGGTAACGGAGTAAACCTGTACTAGAACCATTGTCCCCAGTGACTAAGCTCTCacgtggggggaagaggggaggaggagagtgcACTCTACCTAATTACTCTCCTGGCCTCTGCCATTGCTAGCTCAAGACCCTTCTACCCCAGGCTCTTGCCCACAGGTCTCTATTGCTCCATCTCGCTGTCTCTAAACCTATTCCAGGAGGTGACGCTCAGCCCTGGCCTCGCTATTTTGTCTAGCTCTGTATGTCCCCTACCCTGCATTCCAGCACAGAGTGGGTGTGTCATCACAAAGAGGAGAGGTGGAGAG
This DNA window, taken from Myotis daubentonii chromosome 10, mMyoDau2.1, whole genome shotgun sequence, encodes the following:
- the ARF5 gene encoding ADP-ribosylation factor 5 — encoded protein: MGLTVSALFSRIFGKKQMRILMVGLDAAGKTTILYKLKLGEIVTTIPTIGFNVETVEYKNICFTVWDVGGQDKIRPLWRHYFQNTQGLIFVVDSNDRERVQESADELQKMLQEDELRDAVLLVFANKQDMPNAMPVSELTDKLGLQHLRSRTWYVQATCATQGTGLYDGLDWLSHELSKR